A window of Bradyrhizobium sp. AZCC 1719 genomic DNA:
CATGCGCGAACTATTCGATGAAGTTGCCGGGCAGTCTCCGCTCGATCCGACCGAAGCAGTGCGCCGCGCCACGCGCGCGCCCCAGCGCAAGCGCATCTACAAGGAAGCCGGCGTAGCACCGGCCGATGGCGGGTTTGCCGTGACGCTGGACGGCAAGCCGATCCGCACGCCTTCCGGCCGCCAGGTCATAGCGCCGGCGAGCGCTATTGCCGAGCACATCGCCGCCGAATGGAATGCGCAAGGCGAGACCATCGATCCCCTGACCATGCCGCTGACGCGCTTCGCCAATTCTGTCGCCGAGGTCGCCGATCGCGTCGATGCCGTGGCCGACGATGTCGCAAAATACCTCGGCTCCGACTTGCTGTTCTACCGCGCCGGCCATCCCGAGGCGCTGGTCGCGCGGGAAGCCGCGCATTGGGACCCGGTGCTGTCATGGGCCGCGAACGAGCTCGGGGCTCATTTCATCCTGTCGGAGGGGATCGTGCATGTCACCCAGCCGGAGCAGGCGATCAAGGCCGCCCGTAACGTGTTTCCGGCCGACCCTTGGGCCGTGGCGGCGCTGCATGTGGTGACGACGTTGACAGGCTCCGCGCTACTGGCGTTGGCGTTGCTGCGCGGGGCCCTCGATTCCGACCAGGTTTGGGCGGCCGCCCATGTCGATGATGACTGGAACGCCGAGAAATGGGGCGTGGACGAGGAGGTGACGGCTCGCCGGGCCGCCCGGCTGGTCGATTTCCGGGCCGCGGTGACCATTCTGGACGCCCTGAAGGCCTGAGCGCCTGTTGCCGGTTAAGGAGAGGTTTACGGCGGCGGGGTAGCCTGCGGGCGTGGCCCTGGCCGAGACCTCACACGATGGCGATTTCGATCAATCCCGTTCTCCCGGTGCTATCAGCCCAAGAAGCTGGCGGCGTGGCGCCCGAACTGGTGCTGCAGCCGGGTAGCGTGGTCAACGCCCAGGTCCTGAAAGTGCTATCGGCCGATCTGGTGCGCATTGCGATCGCCAGCCTCTCGATCGACGTGGCCACGGAAATTCCGCTGCAGCAAGGCCAGAACCTGCAGCTTGCGGTATCGCAGACCAAGGACGGCATCCGCCTGGCCGTGGTCGGGCAGGGCAGTGATGCCGCCGGGGCATCCGCCGACGCCGTCACCTTGTCGCCCGATGCGCTGGCCGATGCCGCCGTCAATCGACCGGCCATCGTGTCGGCGAAGAACGTGCTGACGCCGCTGGAGCGCGCTGCCGTCTCCGCCGCCGCCCAAGCGGCGGTTACCGAACAGGACAGCCTGGCGCCGTTGTTTGCCAATCTGGGCGCGGCGGCTTCCTCCGGCAATCTGCCGCCGAAATTGCAATCGGCGATCGCGCAGGTGCTGGCGCAACAGACCAGTCTCGATCAGAACCTCGACGGCGCCGACATCAAGACGGCGTTCCAGAAGTCCGGAATATTCCTCGAAGCCTCGCTCGCGTCGGGCTCAGTTCCTCCAAGCGGCGTACCCGATCTCAAGGCCGCGCTGATCGTGCTGCGTCAGACGCTGCAGTCGGCGCTCGGCGTCAATTCGACGGCCGCCTCGCCGGTGATACCGGCCGGGGCGCAACAAGCTGCGCCGCCGCAGGCCGCCGCGAGCCTTGCGCCGTCCTTGTCGCCCAACGTCGATCTGCCGGAAATTCTGCTGCCGCAGGCGCGATTGCTTGCAGCCGAAAATCTCGCGCTGCCGCTCCAAGCCGCCCGAAGCCCGCTGGCCGCCCCGCCTGATGCCGGCGCAACGCTGAAGCTGCTGCAGGAAGCAATGCAGGAACTTGGCATTCCGGTCCGGGGTGCTCCAGCCACGCCGAAAGACGTCCGGGGCGGCGACGTCACCTTCCACACCAACACGCCGCCGCCACCCATCCGCGGCGGACTGCCGGCCGCACAGCCGATCGCTTCGCCCACCATCGCGCCGCGTGCGCCGCTCGAGGCGACCGCGCATCATCTGCTCGATGATACCGATGCCGCCATCGCGCGGCAGACGCTGCTGCAGGTCGCCTCTTTGCCTGATCGCATCGATGCGGGGCCAAAAGCCGACGTCACGGCGCCACGCTGGAATTTCGAAATTCCCTTCGTGACGCCGCAGGGCACCGCGATGGCGCAGTTCGAGATTTCCCGCGATGGCGGCAGCGAGGCCGTCGAGGCGGTCAAGCGGGTGTGGCGCGCGCGATTTTCCCTCGACGTCGAGCCGGCCGGTCCGGTTCACGCGCTGATATCGCTGACCGGCGACAAGACTTCAGTGCGGATCTGGGCGGAGCGGCCCGCGACCGCAGAGCAACTGCGCGCCGGGACATCGCAATTGAGCGAGGCGCTCAGCCGGGCCGAATTGCAGCCCGGCGACATCGTGATCCGCGACGGCGCGCCGCCGCAAGCCGCGCCCGCCGCCCGTGCCGGTCATTTTCTGGACCGCGCGCTATGAGTGTCGAAACCAGCAGCAAGCTTGCCGTCGCGCTGCATTATGACAAGACCGGCGCGCCGCGGGTCGTGGCGAAGGGCAAGGGCGTCATCGGTGCGAAGATCATCGAGCTCGCCCGGGAACACGACATCCCGATCGAGGAGAACGAAGTGCTGGCGGGCGCCTTGTCCCATGTCGAAATCGGCGATGAAATTCCGCCGGAGCTCTACAAGGCGGTCGCCGAAGTGCTGATCTTCGTGCTGCGGCTGTCGGGCCGGATCCGCTGATCAGTTCCTGCTAATGTCATAGTTTTTCCACGATGCCATCCGCATCGTCGGCATTCCTCAACCAGTTCGGATATCCTCGTGATCAATCGTCGTCATGCGCTCGGTCTCCTTGCCGCGACCACGCTGTTGCCCGCGCGCGGCCTTGCCAATGTCTCCTATCAGCGCAGCGAGTTTCGCGACGATCTCTCCAAGCGGTTTTTCGATCTCGGCACGACCGGCACCTTCGTTGGCTACAAGGTGGATGATTATCTCATCATCGCCAGCGACAAGGTGCGCTCGGGCGAGGGCAGGCTGCCGGCCTCGACGTTCAAGATTGCGAATTCGCTCATCGCGCTGGAGACCGGCGTGGTCGAGGATCCCGACAAGGACGTCTTCAAGTGGGACGGCGTGACGCGCAGCATCGAGCTCTGGAACAAGGATCATACGCTGCGTTCGGCGATCGCGGCTTCGGTGGTGCCGGTGTATCAGGAGATCGCGCGCCGCATCGGGCCGGAGCGCATGCAGAAACATGTCGACCTGTTCGATTATGGCAATCGCGACATCGGCGGCGGCATCGACCAGTTCTGGCTGAGCGGCAATTTGCGCATCGATCCGATCCAGCAGATCGACTTCGTCGACCGGCTGCGGCGCGGCGTTCTGCCGGTCTCCAAGCGCAGCCAGGAATTGACGCGCGATATCCTTCCCGTGACGAAGGTCGGCGACGCCACCATCCGCGCCAAGAGCGGCTTGCTCGGCGCGGAAGCGGGCAAGCCGTCACTCGGCTGGATGGTCGGCTGGGCCGAGAAGGGCAGCCAGCAGACGGTGTTCGCCATGAACATGGACTGCAAGGAGCAAAGCCACATCGCAGCGCGCATGACGGTGGTGCAGCAATGCCTCGCCGATATCGTTGCGATCTAATCTAACTCGCGGTCAGCGCCGGTTCAGCGCCAGCGAGACTGACGTGACGTTCGTGCCTTGGGGCTGGATCGATACCGTCTGCTTGCCGCCACGGGTCGTCAGCGACAGATGGGCCGAAAAATTGTCGCCTCGGGCGGCAGCCTCGACATGATCGCCGGCGGCGCGGCCGGTAAGTGTTCCGGAAGCGTTACGGCTCGCTTCGCTCCATGAGCCCGAAATCGCGCCGCCACGGTATTCGACCTCGCTTGCGAGATCGAAATTGTAACTCTGGCTGGCGCACCTCAGGTTGAGTTGAAGCTGGTCGCCCCTTCCGGTGACGTCGTACGACGCGCGGCAGCGCAATTGCTCGCGTTGTCCGTCACTCGTGCTGAGCACGCCGCCGCCTGACCATGTGCCCGCCATGGCGGTGAAGGGCGAGACGGGTGCGGCCAGCGCCGCGCTGCCGGTCAGACATAACGATGTGGCCACTAAGGCCATTCGTGCGAAATTATATCCAGACATCTTGATGGCTCCTTCGGTTGGGCAATCAACGCTACCAAAGGGTTCACGGTTCCTTCACCGGCAAGTGTGCGGCGAGGTTCCGTTGCCCGAGATTGCAGCAATGCCTCTCCGATGTCCGGGCGATTGGATCGGCGGCCGCGCCCGATCGGCTGGTGCGCGGGAGCAAGTTGTACTAGCTTGCCATGGCTACCAGGGGGATCGTGCATGCCGCATCGTCGCTCGGTGCTATCAGGAGGCTTGGCGTTTTCGCTTTGGCCGGATTGGGGTTGGGCCCAGATGCCACCGGGGCAGGATGTTGCCGCCATCCTCAAGGAGAGGGTGGATGTCGGGCGTGAAACGATGGGCCTCGTTGCCGCTTTCCTCGACGGCGACCGGCACAGCATCACGGCGTATGGTCAATCGGGCTCCCCCGACAATCGGCCGCTCGATGGCGATACGGTCTTCGAGGTCGGCTCGATCACGAAGGTGTTCACGGCGCTCCTGTTTGCCGACATGGTGCTGCGCGGCGAACTTGCACCGGATGATCCTGCGGCGAAATATCTGCCCGGCAGCGTCAGGATGCCCGATTTCGAGGGCGCGCCGATCACGCTGATGGACCTTGCGACCTACACGTCGGGCCTGCCGCGGATGCCGTCGAATTTCGCGCCGAAGGATTGGAGCAATCCCTACATCGACTACACCGCCGAGCGGCTCTACGACTACCTCTCGAACCACAAGCTCGGCCACAAGCCGGGCAAGCACTACGAATACGCCAATCTCGGTTTCGGCCTGCTCGGCCACATCCTCGAACGACGCGCCGGCAAGAGCTACGAGGAGTTGGTGATCTCGCGGATCTGCGCGCCACTCGGCATGGAGGATACGCGCATCACGCTTTCGAATTCGATGCAGCAACGTCTGGCGCGTGGCCACAGCGCGACGCTCGCGCCCGTCGCGAACTGGGATTTTTCAGTGCTCGCCGGTGCCGGTGCGTTCCGCTCGACGGCGAACGATCTGATGAAATTTTTGCGGATGTGCATGAATCCCGATGGGCCGGTTGCCGCTGCGCTGAGGATGACGCTTTCGAAACGGCGTCCGAGAGCGGAGGAGCGTGACGTGGCGCTGGGCTGGTTCATCTCGTCACAGTTCGGCGACGAGGTGGTCTGGCGGAGTGGCGGCACCGGCGGCTATGCAAGCTTCATCGGTTACTCGACCAAGACCCGGCGAAATTGCATCGTGCTCTCCAATGCAGCCGATTATGATCCCAATATCCTGCTTGGCATGCATCTCATCAACGCGGCATACGCGCTTCCAAAGCTTCGCCGTGAGGTGCCGGTCGATCCGGCCGTGCTTGCAACCTATGCCGGGCGTTACCAGGTGTCACCGAACTTCATCCTGACGGTGCGTGCGGAAGGTGCGCGGCTGTTCGTGCGGGGGACGGGTCAGGAAGAGGTCGAGGCCTTCGCCGAGAGCGAGACCGAGTTCTTCAGTCGCGTGCCCGATGCCCAGATCACCTTCGCGCGGCCAGAGCGCGGCGCGGCGCCGTCGTTGACACTGCATCAGAACGGCAAGCATCTGCCGGGCAAGCGGCTGCCTTAGCGCAAGTTCAACTACCCCAGCTTCAACAGCGCCTGCAGGAAATCGCTCACCGCTTTCTGCGCTTCCTTCGCGGTGGCCGGATTGCCGCCGACATGCGGATTGAGCGCGATGCAGGCGTCCTTGTAGGTGAAGGGCGCCTGGGTCTCGGCGTTCACGAGAACGCCGCCTTCGCCTTC
This region includes:
- a CDS encoding ATP12 family chaperone protein, coding for MRELFDEVAGQSPLDPTEAVRRATRAPQRKRIYKEAGVAPADGGFAVTLDGKPIRTPSGRQVIAPASAIAEHIAAEWNAQGETIDPLTMPLTRFANSVAEVADRVDAVADDVAKYLGSDLLFYRAGHPEALVAREAAHWDPVLSWAANELGAHFILSEGIVHVTQPEQAIKAARNVFPADPWAVAALHVVTTLTGSALLALALLRGALDSDQVWAAAHVDDDWNAEKWGVDEEVTARRAARLVDFRAAVTILDALKA
- a CDS encoding EscU/YscU/HrcU family type III secretion system export apparatus switch protein → MSVETSSKLAVALHYDKTGAPRVVAKGKGVIGAKIIELAREHDIPIEENEVLAGALSHVEIGDEIPPELYKAVAEVLIFVLRLSGRIR
- a CDS encoding serine hydrolase; the encoded protein is MPHRRSVLSGGLAFSLWPDWGWAQMPPGQDVAAILKERVDVGRETMGLVAAFLDGDRHSITAYGQSGSPDNRPLDGDTVFEVGSITKVFTALLFADMVLRGELAPDDPAAKYLPGSVRMPDFEGAPITLMDLATYTSGLPRMPSNFAPKDWSNPYIDYTAERLYDYLSNHKLGHKPGKHYEYANLGFGLLGHILERRAGKSYEELVISRICAPLGMEDTRITLSNSMQQRLARGHSATLAPVANWDFSVLAGAGAFRSTANDLMKFLRMCMNPDGPVAAALRMTLSKRRPRAEERDVALGWFISSQFGDEVVWRSGGTGGYASFIGYSTKTRRNCIVLSNAADYDPNILLGMHLINAAYALPKLRREVPVDPAVLATYAGRYQVSPNFILTVRAEGARLFVRGTGQEEVEAFAESETEFFSRVPDAQITFARPERGAAPSLTLHQNGKHLPGKRLP
- a CDS encoding penicillin-binding transpeptidase domain-containing protein, yielding MINRRHALGLLAATTLLPARGLANVSYQRSEFRDDLSKRFFDLGTTGTFVGYKVDDYLIIASDKVRSGEGRLPASTFKIANSLIALETGVVEDPDKDVFKWDGVTRSIELWNKDHTLRSAIAASVVPVYQEIARRIGPERMQKHVDLFDYGNRDIGGGIDQFWLSGNLRIDPIQQIDFVDRLRRGVLPVSKRSQELTRDILPVTKVGDATIRAKSGLLGAEAGKPSLGWMVGWAEKGSQQTVFAMNMDCKEQSHIAARMTVVQQCLADIVAI
- the fliK gene encoding flagellar hook-length control protein FliK produces the protein MAISINPVLPVLSAQEAGGVAPELVLQPGSVVNAQVLKVLSADLVRIAIASLSIDVATEIPLQQGQNLQLAVSQTKDGIRLAVVGQGSDAAGASADAVTLSPDALADAAVNRPAIVSAKNVLTPLERAAVSAAAQAAVTEQDSLAPLFANLGAAASSGNLPPKLQSAIAQVLAQQTSLDQNLDGADIKTAFQKSGIFLEASLASGSVPPSGVPDLKAALIVLRQTLQSALGVNSTAASPVIPAGAQQAAPPQAAASLAPSLSPNVDLPEILLPQARLLAAENLALPLQAARSPLAAPPDAGATLKLLQEAMQELGIPVRGAPATPKDVRGGDVTFHTNTPPPPIRGGLPAAQPIASPTIAPRAPLEATAHHLLDDTDAAIARQTLLQVASLPDRIDAGPKADVTAPRWNFEIPFVTPQGTAMAQFEISRDGGSEAVEAVKRVWRARFSLDVEPAGPVHALISLTGDKTSVRIWAERPATAEQLRAGTSQLSEALSRAELQPGDIVIRDGAPPQAAPAARAGHFLDRAL